In one window of Paracoccus saliphilus DNA:
- a CDS encoding ABC transporter permease, which translates to MFSQCADPASLQGLSWLMCYLTTGKHMLFYASFGVVLLLLAVTAPIALLFGFGGAMASRSRLLPVRWFGKLYTSMVRGVPDIIFFLFVPIALDQALEWTRHQVLCDTDAPVRQGNDFVVCAAAKLPLSTSPEWIHQTYGFILAVFAFSIVFGAFAANVLYGAMQAVPRAQLETAEAYGMSQRQVTRRILIPQMWSYAIPGLSNLWMILIKATPLLFLLGIEDIVYWARELGGAKTSAFSYPHPDWRLYYFLGILVFYLAMTWGSEKILARLTRRLSAGQATMGGEAQRKGAA; encoded by the coding sequence ATGTTCTCGCAATGTGCTGATCCCGCCTCGTTGCAGGGGCTGTCATGGCTGATGTGTTACCTGACGACGGGCAAGCACATGCTGTTCTATGCGAGCTTCGGAGTCGTGCTCTTGCTGCTGGCTGTCACGGCGCCGATCGCGCTCTTGTTTGGCTTTGGCGGTGCGATGGCGTCGCGGTCGCGCCTTCTGCCGGTCAGGTGGTTCGGTAAGCTTTACACCTCGATGGTGCGGGGCGTGCCGGATATCATCTTTTTCCTCTTCGTGCCGATCGCGCTGGACCAGGCCCTCGAATGGACGCGCCACCAAGTGCTTTGCGATACCGATGCCCCGGTGCGGCAAGGAAATGATTTCGTCGTCTGCGCGGCGGCCAAGCTGCCGCTATCGACCAGCCCTGAATGGATACATCAAACATACGGGTTCATTCTGGCAGTGTTCGCCTTCTCGATCGTTTTCGGGGCCTTCGCTGCGAATGTGCTGTATGGCGCGATGCAGGCGGTGCCACGGGCGCAACTGGAGACTGCCGAAGCCTATGGCATGAGCCAACGTCAGGTCACCCGTCGCATCCTGATTCCGCAGATGTGGAGCTATGCCATTCCCGGCCTGTCCAACCTGTGGATGATCCTGATCAAGGCGACGCCGCTTCTGTTCCTGCTGGGGATCGAGGATATCGTCTATTGGGCACGCGAATTGGGCGGGGCCAAGACCAGTGCCTTCAGCTATCCGCATCCGGATTGGCGGCTGTACTATTTCCTTGGCATCCTCGTCTTTTACCTGGCCATGACATGGGGGTCCGAGAAAATCCTCGCCCGTCTGACGCGTCGCCTCTCGGCGGGCCAGGCAACCATGGGCGGTGAAGCGCAACGCAAGGGGGCCGCATGA
- a CDS encoding glutamine synthetase family protein, translated as MEWLRQHPDVKTIRVAAADLNGVARGKRMPARFAPKLMDEGTKFPYSVLNLDIWGEDIDDSPLVFESGDPDGLLLPTERGFLPMPWLDAPTALLPLWMFHPDGSPYDGDPRQALACVVARYKAAGLVPVVATELEFFLIDDSGRHLRVAPSPRSGKRRTGGEVLSLRALDAFDQYFSSLYDACETMDIPADTSISEAGPGQFEINLMHQADPMKAADDTWLFKMLVKGVARSYGFAASFMAKPYDAWPGSGMHMHFSILTEDGRNIFDNGGEEGTEQLRHAVAGCLRAMPGSTLLFAPHENSYDRLVPNAHAPTGIGWAYENRTAAIRIPSSSPKARRIEHRVAGGDVNPYLTIAAILGAALDGIEDRLEAPAPFKGNAYDKNLDQLPGDWGSAIEAFDKCPEIRRIFPEHLIDNYLMTKRQELHYMAELTDEETVELYLDTV; from the coding sequence ATGGAATGGCTGAGACAGCATCCCGACGTCAAAACCATCCGCGTGGCTGCTGCTGACCTGAACGGTGTGGCTCGCGGCAAAAGGATGCCAGCCCGATTTGCCCCGAAGCTGATGGATGAGGGGACAAAGTTTCCCTACTCGGTGCTGAATCTGGATATCTGGGGCGAGGATATCGACGACAGCCCGCTGGTCTTCGAATCCGGTGATCCCGATGGCCTTTTGCTTCCGACCGAACGAGGGTTCCTGCCGATGCCCTGGCTGGACGCGCCGACGGCGCTTTTGCCGTTGTGGATGTTCCACCCCGATGGCAGCCCCTATGACGGCGACCCACGGCAGGCGTTGGCCTGCGTCGTGGCCCGCTACAAGGCTGCCGGGTTGGTGCCGGTGGTGGCGACCGAGCTGGAATTTTTCCTGATCGACGATTCCGGCAGGCATTTGCGGGTCGCGCCAAGCCCGCGTTCCGGCAAGCGCCGGACAGGCGGAGAGGTGCTTAGCCTGCGGGCGTTGGACGCGTTCGACCAGTATTTCTCGAGCCTCTACGACGCCTGTGAAACGATGGATATACCCGCCGATACCTCGATTTCCGAGGCCGGGCCGGGGCAGTTCGAGATCAACCTGATGCATCAGGCCGATCCGATGAAGGCGGCAGACGATACTTGGCTGTTCAAGATGCTGGTGAAGGGAGTGGCGCGGTCCTATGGCTTCGCCGCCAGCTTCATGGCCAAACCCTATGACGCATGGCCGGGCAGCGGGATGCATATGCATTTCTCGATCCTGACCGAGGATGGACGGAACATCTTCGACAATGGCGGCGAAGAGGGAACCGAGCAGTTGCGCCATGCCGTCGCCGGCTGCCTGCGTGCCATGCCCGGCTCGACCTTGCTGTTTGCACCGCATGAGAATTCCTATGACCGGCTGGTGCCGAACGCCCATGCGCCTACCGGCATAGGCTGGGCTTACGAAAACCGGACGGCCGCGATCCGCATCCCGTCCTCATCCCCCAAGGCTCGCCGGATCGAGCATCGGGTGGCGGGGGGCGATGTTAACCCCTACCTCACGATTGCTGCGATTCTTGGTGCGGCGTTGGACGGGATCGAGGACCGGCTTGAGGCGCCCGCTCCGTTCAAGGGCAACGCCTATGACAAGAACCTGGACCAGCTTCCCGGCGATTGGGGATCAGCGATCGAGGCTTTTGACAAATGCCCCGAAATCCGGCGCATTTTTCCCGAGCACCTGATCGACAATTACTTGATGACCAAGCGGCAGGAACTGCATTACATGGCCGAACTGACCGACGAAGAAACGGTCGAATTATATCTGGACACGGTCTGA
- a CDS encoding ABC transporter permease, with product MSCVQTIADYALRSIGIGERLLPRSDFTLCQQFTLIGSGLIWNLYFAFLALLAGFFLANALAVAKTSPSRWLRKPADWFIFLFRGSPLFIQFFLAYEALVMLPRAGIEILGITIETSWLTRAWAGALIVLILNTTAYSAQIFHGALMSVPKGDIEAADAYGLTGWHKFRRVTWPTMMRLAWPSYTNEAIFLFHATTLVFFSGFPAFQQKGDSLYYASYFADKTFNPFVAYPIVAGYFIICTLILIGLFGIANRRLNRHLPGAVKRLKYRPQLVR from the coding sequence ATGAGCTGCGTCCAGACGATTGCCGATTACGCCCTGCGCTCCATCGGGATCGGCGAGCGGCTGCTGCCGCGCAGCGATTTCACCCTGTGCCAGCAATTCACGCTGATCGGTTCGGGGCTGATTTGGAACCTGTATTTCGCCTTTCTCGCGCTGCTGGCCGGGTTCTTCCTTGCCAATGCCCTGGCGGTGGCCAAGACCAGCCCAAGCCGCTGGTTGCGCAAACCCGCCGACTGGTTCATCTTCCTGTTCCGGGGGAGCCCGCTCTTCATCCAGTTTTTCCTCGCTTACGAGGCGCTGGTCATGCTGCCCCGCGCGGGAATCGAGATATTGGGCATTACCATCGAGACAAGCTGGCTGACCAGGGCATGGGCAGGGGCGTTGATCGTGTTGATCCTGAATACCACGGCCTATTCCGCGCAGATATTCCATGGAGCGCTGATGTCGGTGCCCAAGGGCGATATCGAGGCCGCCGACGCCTATGGCCTGACCGGCTGGCACAAGTTCCGCCGGGTGACCTGGCCCACGATGATGCGGTTGGCATGGCCCTCTTATACCAACGAGGCGATCTTCCTGTTCCATGCCACGACGCTGGTGTTCTTTTCCGGCTTCCCCGCCTTTCAGCAAAAGGGCGATAGCCTCTATTATGCGAGTTATTTCGCCGACAAGACCTTCAACCCTTTTGTGGCCTATCCAATCGTCGCCGGTTACTTCATTATCTGCACGTTGATCCTGATCGGGCTGTTCGGCATCGCGAACCGGCGTTTGAATCGGCATCTTCCGGGCGCTGTGAAGCGGCTGAAATATCGTCCGCAACTTGTGAGATAG
- a CDS encoding DUF1476 domain-containing protein — MTTFDDRERSYEAKFAHDADLRFKAEARRNRLLGEWAAELLGKSGDEARSYALTVVSSDFEEPGEEDVFRKLASDLEGRADAATIRAKMAEMMDVAKHQVINEVK; from the coding sequence ATGACCACCTTTGACGACCGCGAGCGTTCCTATGAGGCCAAATTCGCCCATGACGCCGATCTGCGCTTCAAGGCCGAGGCGCGCCGTAATCGCCTGCTGGGCGAATGGGCGGCCGAGTTACTGGGGAAATCTGGCGACGAAGCAAGAAGTTATGCACTGACCGTCGTCTCGTCCGATTTCGAGGAGCCCGGCGAGGAAGACGTGTTCCGCAAGCTCGCCAGCGATCTGGAAGGCCGTGCCGATGCCGCCACGATCCGCGCCAAGATGGCGGAAATGATGGATGTGGCCAAGCACCAGGTGATCAACGAAGTAAAATGA
- a CDS encoding M16 family metallopeptidase, producing MRRPVLSATMALLLTAPPSLAEMPEGITHFTLPNGLETVVIEDHRAPVVVQMLWYKIGSADEQPGKSGIAHYLEHLMFKGTDKLEPGELSKTVTANGGMDNAFTSYDYTTYFQRIASDRLPLIMEMEADRMANLKIGEDDWQAERQVVLEERAQRIDSDPRALFAEERNAVQYYNHPYGRPVIGWRAEMMGLTREDAIDWYDEHYAPNDAVLILAGDVTTEKARELVEEYYGPIPAKGEAEPRMRPQEPQQNSPRRMEMHDARVAQPRLVRSYLASERNPDDQKTAAALTVLAELLGGSMQTSVLGQELAIPGKALWVGAGYDGLAVDQTTFTLSMVPAEGIEPEKAEAMLDDVLAKFIENGPDADDLERVKTRIRAAQIYARDSAHGRAYDYGQGLATGLTIEDVNDWPDILASVSAEDVSKAAQTLLNSKANVTGWLLPAEDDARSDTETAASTPSATPAGASGPPPARPAVEDAAKPEVQE from the coding sequence ATGCGTCGCCCCGTCCTGTCCGCCACGATGGCGCTGTTGCTGACCGCGCCACCGAGTCTCGCCGAGATGCCCGAGGGAATCACCCATTTCACCCTGCCGAACGGACTTGAAACCGTCGTGATCGAAGATCATCGCGCCCCGGTCGTGGTGCAGATGCTGTGGTACAAGATCGGCTCGGCCGACGAGCAGCCCGGCAAGTCCGGCATCGCCCATTATCTCGAGCATCTGATGTTTAAGGGCACCGACAAGCTCGAGCCGGGGGAACTGTCCAAAACCGTGACGGCCAATGGCGGCATGGATAACGCCTTTACCTCCTACGACTACACTACCTATTTTCAACGCATTGCCAGCGACCGCCTGCCCCTGATCATGGAGATGGAAGCCGACCGCATGGCCAACCTGAAGATCGGCGAGGATGACTGGCAGGCCGAACGGCAGGTGGTGCTGGAAGAGCGTGCACAGCGGATCGACAGCGATCCGCGCGCCCTCTTTGCCGAGGAACGCAATGCGGTGCAGTACTACAACCATCCCTATGGCCGCCCGGTGATCGGCTGGCGAGCCGAGATGATGGGGTTGACCCGCGAGGACGCCATCGACTGGTATGACGAGCATTATGCTCCCAACGATGCGGTGTTGATCCTCGCGGGCGATGTTACCACCGAAAAGGCGCGGGAACTGGTCGAGGAGTATTACGGCCCCATCCCGGCGAAGGGCGAGGCCGAACCCCGGATGCGTCCGCAGGAACCGCAGCAGAACTCTCCCCGCAGGATGGAAATGCATGACGCGCGGGTCGCCCAGCCTCGCCTGGTGCGCAGCTATCTGGCGTCGGAGCGCAATCCCGACGACCAGAAAACCGCCGCGGCGCTGACCGTTCTGGCTGAACTGTTGGGCGGTTCGATGCAGACATCGGTCCTGGGGCAGGAGCTGGCGATTCCCGGCAAGGCATTATGGGTCGGCGCCGGTTACGACGGTTTGGCGGTCGATCAGACCACATTCACCCTGTCCATGGTGCCCGCGGAGGGGATCGAACCCGAGAAGGCCGAGGCCATGCTGGACGATGTGCTGGCGAAATTTATCGAGAACGGTCCGGATGCGGATGATCTCGAACGGGTGAAAACCCGTATTCGCGCCGCGCAGATCTATGCCCGCGACTCGGCGCATGGACGCGCCTATGATTATGGTCAGGGCCTTGCGACCGGCCTCACCATCGAGGATGTGAATGATTGGCCCGATATCCTTGCCTCGGTTTCGGCCGAGGATGTGAGCAAGGCCGCACAAACCTTGTTGAACAGCAAGGCCAACGTCACCGGCTGGCTCTTGCCTGCTGAGGATGACGCTCGGTCTGACACGGAAACGGCGGCTTCCACGCCATCCGCAACGCCTGCGGGCGCATCCGGACCACCACCGGCGCGACCTGCCGTCGAAGATGCCGCCAAGCCCGAGGTGCAAGAATGA
- the purC gene encoding phosphoribosylaminoimidazolesuccinocarboxamide synthase: MAPRRKKIYEGKAKILYEGTEPGTLVQYFKDDATAFNAQKKAVVEGKGVLNNRLSEFFMQGLTNIGVPNHFIRRINMREQLIRQVEIIPLEVIVRNFAAGSLSKRLGLEEGTQLPRPIVEYSFKNDELGDPMVSEEYIVAFGWATQQDLDDIVSLALRVNDFLSGVLFGVGIKLIDFKIEIGRIWDNDFMRLIVADEISPDSCRLWDLKTGQKLDKDVFRRDLGDLTDAYTEVARRFGLMPANTTSLKPTAIN, encoded by the coding sequence ATGGCTCCGCGGCGCAAGAAAATCTATGAAGGCAAGGCGAAGATCCTCTATGAAGGAACCGAGCCCGGCACACTGGTGCAATATTTCAAGGATGACGCGACGGCCTTCAACGCCCAGAAAAAGGCGGTGGTCGAGGGCAAGGGCGTGCTGAACAATCGCCTGTCCGAATTCTTCATGCAGGGCCTTACGAATATCGGCGTGCCCAATCACTTCATCCGCCGCATCAACATGCGCGAGCAGTTGATCCGTCAGGTCGAGATCATACCGCTTGAGGTGATCGTGCGTAATTTCGCCGCAGGTTCGCTGTCCAAGCGGCTCGGGCTGGAGGAGGGCACGCAATTGCCGCGCCCGATCGTCGAATACAGCTTCAAGAATGACGAGCTGGGCGATCCGATGGTGTCCGAGGAGTATATCGTCGCCTTTGGCTGGGCCACGCAGCAGGATCTCGACGATATCGTCAGCCTTGCCTTGCGGGTGAATGATTTTCTTTCCGGAGTGCTGTTCGGCGTCGGCATCAAGCTGATCGATTTCAAGATCGAGATTGGCCGGATCTGGGACAATGATTTCATGCGCCTGATCGTTGCCGACGAAATCAGCCCCGATTCCTGCCGCTTGTGGGATCTGAAAACCGGGCAAAAGCTGGACAAGGATGTGTTCCGCCGCGATCTGGGCGATCTGACCGACGCCTATACCGAGGTCGCCCGCCGTTTCGGCCTGATGCCCGCGAACACGACCAGCCTGAAACCGACCGCGATCAACTGA
- a CDS encoding transporter substrate-binding domain-containing protein yields MKKLILTATVLAMSAGMGLGETVRLGTEGAYPPYNFINDAGEVDGYERELGDELCERAELDCTWVKNDWDSIIPNLVSGNYDAILAGMSITPEREEVIAFTQNYIPPAASAYAALSEDADIEGGVVAAQTGTIQASHVAETGATLLEYATPDETVAAVRNGEADAVFADKDFLVPVVEESGGEMVWIGEDVALGGGIGVGLRQSDTELKEKLDAVIGEMKEDGTINELIAKWFGDDAPLFE; encoded by the coding sequence ATGAAAAAACTGATCCTTACCGCGACCGTCCTGGCCATGAGTGCCGGCATGGGCCTGGGCGAGACTGTTCGCCTTGGCACCGAGGGGGCCTATCCTCCGTATAATTTCATCAACGATGCGGGCGAGGTCGACGGCTACGAACGTGAGCTGGGCGATGAGCTGTGCGAGCGCGCCGAACTGGACTGCACCTGGGTCAAGAATGATTGGGATTCGATCATCCCGAACCTTGTCTCGGGCAATTACGATGCGATCCTGGCCGGGATGAGCATCACGCCCGAGCGTGAGGAAGTCATCGCCTTTACCCAGAACTACATCCCGCCGGCGGCCTCGGCCTACGCCGCTTTGTCGGAGGATGCCGATATCGAGGGTGGCGTGGTCGCCGCCCAGACCGGAACGATCCAGGCCAGCCACGTGGCTGAAACAGGGGCGACCCTGCTGGAATATGCAACCCCGGACGAAACCGTCGCAGCTGTCCGCAATGGCGAGGCCGACGCGGTCTTTGCCGACAAGGATTTCCTCGTTCCCGTTGTCGAGGAATCGGGCGGTGAGATGGTCTGGATCGGTGAGGATGTGGCCCTGGGCGGCGGCATCGGTGTCGGCCTGCGCCAGTCGGATACCGAGCTGAAAGAGAAGCTGGATGCCGTCATCGGGGAGATGAAAGAGGATGGCACCATCAACGAACTGATCGCGAAGTGGTTCGGCGACGACGCCCCGCTCTTCGAATGA
- a CDS encoding ABC transporter ATP-binding protein, translating into MSEDTPPVIQITGLHKAYGQLEVLKGVSMTAPRGHVVSLIGSSGSGKSTLLRCCNLLENSQQGEILFDGEAVHWKRQGQERVPADRAQVTRFRTNLSMVFQQFNLWSHMTILQNVMEAPLTVLGEKRAEVEERARALLDKVGIGDKADAWPAQLSGGQQQRAAIARALCMEPRALLFDEPTSALDPELQQEVVKVIKDLAAEHRTMIIVTHDMRLAADVSDHVVFLHEGVICEEGPPDRLFGAPQTERLRQFLSATMAA; encoded by the coding sequence ATGTCCGAAGATACGCCCCCCGTTATCCAGATAACCGGGCTGCACAAGGCCTATGGTCAACTGGAGGTTCTGAAGGGGGTCTCGATGACCGCCCCGCGCGGCCACGTGGTCAGCCTGATAGGTTCCTCCGGCTCGGGGAAATCAACGCTTCTGCGTTGCTGCAACCTGCTGGAAAACAGCCAGCAGGGCGAGATCCTCTTTGATGGCGAGGCGGTACATTGGAAACGGCAGGGGCAGGAGCGTGTACCCGCCGACCGGGCGCAGGTGACGCGTTTCCGAACCAACCTGTCGATGGTGTTCCAGCAGTTCAACCTGTGGTCCCACATGACGATCCTGCAGAATGTCATGGAAGCGCCGCTGACCGTGTTGGGCGAAAAGCGCGCCGAAGTCGAGGAGCGCGCGCGGGCATTGCTGGACAAGGTCGGTATCGGCGACAAGGCTGATGCCTGGCCCGCCCAGCTTTCGGGCGGACAGCAGCAACGGGCGGCGATTGCGCGGGCATTGTGCATGGAGCCGCGGGCGCTTCTGTTCGACGAGCCGACAAGCGCGCTCGACCCGGAACTGCAACAGGAGGTTGTCAAGGTCATCAAGGATCTGGCGGCAGAGCATCGCACCATGATCATCGTCACGCATGACATGCGCCTTGCCGCCGATGTCAGCGATCACGTCGTGTTCCTGCATGAAGGCGTGATCTGCGAAGAAGGTCCACCCGACCGGCTTTTCGGCGCTCCGCAGACAGAGCGGTTGCGCCAGTTCCTCAGCGCCACGATGGCTGCCTGA
- a CDS encoding M16 family metallopeptidase codes for MIRAAIALFFAVLAVPAHAIDIQEVTSPGGIKAWLVEDHSIPFVSLSLDFKGGASLDDPKKRGAINLMTATLEEGAGKRNATEFAQAVEALGANFGFDVGDDSLNISMRTLTENRDEAGDLLAQALSQPRFDDSAVERVRAQVQAVIKSEGTDPQAIAAKEMARQAWGDHPYASSTNGTARSVANLTRKDLVAAKNRVLARDRVVIGAAGDISAEELGPLLDKILGGLPEKGTAPLPEQAELQLTGGVSVVDWNSPQTIVSFAGPGLPIDDPDYFAAYVANHILGGGGFSSRLMEEIREKRGLTYGIGTGLATGIYGQTWQGGMAGSNDTVKQAIELIRQEWDHMAAEGVTQQELTDAKTYLTGEYPLRFDGNRKIASILAGMQLIGLPPDYPNTRNEQVEAVTADDVQRVAKRLLHSDELRFVLVGRPEGITGDAQEDALAVDDQPKDKQ; via the coding sequence ATGATCCGTGCTGCCATCGCTCTTTTCTTCGCTGTCCTCGCCGTGCCGGCCCATGCCATCGACATCCAGGAGGTGACATCACCCGGCGGCATCAAGGCCTGGCTGGTCGAGGATCACTCGATCCCCTTCGTTTCGCTGAGTCTGGATTTCAAGGGTGGTGCAAGCCTGGATGATCCCAAGAAGCGCGGTGCCATCAACCTGATGACCGCCACGCTGGAAGAAGGCGCGGGCAAGCGGAATGCCACCGAATTCGCGCAGGCGGTCGAAGCCCTGGGCGCGAATTTCGGCTTCGATGTCGGAGACGATTCGCTGAATATTTCGATGCGGACCTTGACGGAAAACCGTGACGAGGCCGGTGATCTGCTGGCGCAGGCACTGTCGCAGCCGCGTTTCGACGACAGCGCGGTCGAGCGGGTTCGGGCGCAGGTGCAAGCCGTCATCAAATCCGAAGGCACCGATCCGCAGGCCATCGCGGCCAAAGAGATGGCTCGGCAGGCATGGGGCGATCATCCCTATGCAAGCTCGACCAATGGCACCGCCAGATCCGTGGCGAATTTGACCCGCAAGGATCTGGTGGCTGCAAAGAACCGCGTCCTGGCGCGCGACCGTGTCGTTATCGGTGCTGCGGGTGATATCAGCGCCGAGGAACTTGGCCCGCTCTTGGACAAGATCCTTGGCGGTCTGCCCGAGAAAGGCACCGCCCCCCTTCCGGAGCAGGCAGAGTTGCAATTGACCGGCGGTGTCTCCGTAGTCGACTGGAACAGCCCGCAGACCATAGTCAGCTTTGCCGGTCCGGGACTTCCCATCGATGATCCCGATTATTTCGCGGCCTATGTGGCGAACCACATCCTTGGCGGTGGAGGTTTCAGTTCTCGCCTGATGGAGGAAATCCGGGAAAAGCGTGGGCTAACCTATGGAATCGGCACCGGGCTGGCGACCGGGATTTACGGGCAGACATGGCAAGGCGGCATGGCCGGCTCCAATGACACGGTCAAGCAGGCGATTGAGCTGATCCGGCAGGAATGGGACCACATGGCGGCAGAAGGCGTGACGCAGCAGGAGCTGACCGATGCCAAGACCTACCTGACCGGCGAATACCCCTTGCGTTTCGACGGAAACCGCAAGATCGCCTCGATCCTTGCGGGGATGCAGTTGATTGGCCTTCCCCCCGATTACCCCAATACCCGCAACGAGCAGGTTGAAGCGGTGACAGCGGATGACGTTCAGCGTGTGGCGAAGCGCCTGCTACATTCCGATGAGCTGCGTTTCGTTCTCGTCGGCCGTCCCGAGGGGATCACAGGCGATGCGCAGGAAGATGCCCTGGCCGTGGATGACCAGCCGAAAGACAAGCAATAA
- the purS gene encoding phosphoribosylformylglycinamidine synthase subunit PurS, translating to MKARITIMLKDGVLDPQGEAIRHALGGLGHKGVSGVRQGKLIELDLDATDPEAARAEAAKMCEGLLANTVIEKYSIEIA from the coding sequence ATGAAAGCCCGTATCACCATCATGCTCAAGGACGGCGTTCTCGATCCCCAGGGAGAGGCGATCCGCCATGCGCTTGGCGGATTGGGGCACAAGGGCGTGTCGGGCGTGCGTCAGGGCAAGCTGATCGAGCTGGATCTGGACGCGACCGATCCCGAAGCGGCCCGTGCGGAGGCGGCGAAGATGTGCGAAGGCTTGCTGGCCAATACGGTGATCGAGAAATACTCGATCGAGATCGCCTGA